Proteins co-encoded in one Streptomyces sp. SLBN-31 genomic window:
- a CDS encoding M48 family metallopeptidase codes for MSDDGHEHNGHEHVPSRQRRRFPGISSRAYEHPADRSALVALRKLSGFDTVFKALSGLLPERSLRLLFLSDSVRVSDEQFAHLNDMLRDACYILDLEKVPPMYVNQDPQPNAMCIGLDEPIIVVTTGLVELLDEEEMRAVIGHEVGHALSGHSVYRTILLFLTNLAIRVAWIPLGTLAIMAIVTALREWFRKSELSADRAGLLVGQDLRASMRGLMKIAGGNHLHEMNVDAFLKQAEEYESGGDLRDSVLKILNLLPRSHPFTTLRAAELKKWSESRDYQRIMDGHYPRRSEDKDTSVSDSFRESAASYAGNVKSSKDPLMKLVSDIAGGAGGLGGRVRRGFDGFTSSAPGEERPPRDEPPTDAPPRTED; via the coding sequence ATGTCCGACGACGGCCACGAGCACAACGGGCACGAGCACGTACCGAGCAGGCAGCGCCGGCGCTTCCCGGGGATCTCCTCGCGTGCGTACGAGCACCCGGCCGACCGCAGCGCGCTCGTGGCGCTGCGCAAGCTGAGCGGGTTCGACACGGTCTTCAAGGCCCTCAGCGGCCTGCTGCCCGAGCGCAGCCTGCGGCTGCTGTTCCTCTCGGACTCGGTGCGGGTGTCCGACGAGCAGTTCGCCCACCTCAACGACATGCTGCGGGACGCCTGTTACATCCTGGACCTGGAGAAGGTCCCGCCGATGTACGTCAACCAGGACCCGCAGCCGAACGCGATGTGCATCGGCCTGGACGAGCCGATCATCGTCGTCACCACCGGGCTCGTCGAGCTGCTCGACGAGGAGGAGATGCGGGCGGTCATCGGCCACGAGGTGGGCCACGCCCTGTCCGGGCACTCGGTGTACCGCACGATCCTGCTGTTCCTGACGAACCTGGCGATCCGGGTCGCCTGGATCCCGCTGGGCACGCTCGCGATCATGGCGATCGTGACGGCGCTGCGCGAGTGGTTCCGCAAGTCGGAGCTGTCGGCCGACCGGGCGGGGCTGCTGGTCGGGCAGGACCTGCGGGCGTCGATGCGCGGCCTGATGAAGATCGCGGGCGGCAACCACCTGCACGAGATGAACGTGGACGCGTTCCTGAAGCAGGCCGAGGAGTACGAGTCGGGCGGCGACCTGCGCGACTCGGTGCTGAAGATCCTGAACCTGCTGCCGCGCTCCCACCCCTTCACCACCCTCCGGGCGGCGGAGCTGAAGAAGTGGTCCGAGAGCCGGGACTACCAGCGGATCATGGACGGCCACTACCCGCGGCGCAGCGAGGACAAGGACACCTCGGTCTCGGACTCGTTCCGTGAGTCGGCGGCCAGCTACGCCGGCAATGTGAAGAGCTCCAAGGACCCGCTGATGAAGCTCGTCAGCGACATCGCCGGCGGGGCCGGGGGCCTCGGCGGCCGGGTGCGGCGCGGCTTCGACGGTTTCACGAGCTCGGCACCGGGCGAGGAGCGGCCGCCGCGGGACGAGCCGCCCACGGACGCTCCGCCGCGCACCGAGGACTGA